One Oryza glaberrima chromosome 10, OglaRS2, whole genome shotgun sequence DNA segment encodes these proteins:
- the LOC127753237 gene encoding uncharacterized protein LOC127753237, translating into MPRSYMPRASTTFPSPHLRSRRCIGRCPRRTRPRALVSFDPVYSGSCFGSSFSSLYDPVYLCYPLDTSDPWMQARTRSHQRRAVVRGTTTSTLGGPIQTVHAVAEHGDPLVLQPVSQVLRRATDMDMARYLLMEPTKNTTTSPTKAWYRKLLAEKILNNLTGILSLCNKLPKPESSILKELCVDAASIQAKLVKQHQYIPQVQQST; encoded by the exons ATGCCTCGCTCCTACATGCCGCGCGCCTCCACCACCTTTCCGTCTCCTCATCTCCGGTCCCGCCGATGCATAGGACGCTGTCCTCGACGCACTCGGCCACGCGCGCTAGTTTCTTTCGACCCTGTTTATTCAGGATCTTGTTTTGGATCGAGTTTTTCTTCTTTGTACGACCCTGTTTATTTGTGCTATCCGCTTGATACTTCTGACCCATGGATGCAGGCTCGCACTCGATCCCACCAGAGAAGAGCAGTCGTACGCGGCACAACGACCTCCACTCTAGGAGGCCCGATCCAGACTGTACATGCCGTCGCCGAGCACGGTGACCCATTGGTCCTGCAACCCGTCAGCCAAGTGCTAC GTCGGGCGACGGACATGGACATGGCGCGCTACCTGTTGATGGAGCCGACAAAGAACACGACAACATCCCCCACCAAGGCTTGGTACCGGAAGCTGCTGGCCGAGAAGATCCTCAACAACCTCACCGGGATTCTCTCGCTCTGCAACAAGCTGCCAAAGCCCGAGAGCAGCATCCTCAAGGAGCTATGTGTTGATGCGGCTTCCATCCAAGCCAAGCTGGTGAAGCAGCACCAATACATTCCCCAG GTACAGCAGAGTACATGA